From a single Georhizobium profundi genomic region:
- the argE gene encoding acetylornithine deacetylase: MSGDADFARRLAELIAFPTVSSVSNLALVEHVEKLALAEGARLRRFADPSGEKTNVLISIGPEAEGGIVYSGHTDVVPVTGQEWSGDPWTLRERDGRLIGRGATDMKGFLGCCLAAMPQIARMNLKKPIHLAFSYDEEVGCTGVGPMAEWVGANAKPRLAVIGEATSMELVNAHKGGCIGWTYILGKPGHSSQPERGINAVMIGAKLIDEVSAIYADMRNGPFFEALDPPYSTIQVNQVEGGSHGNILAEHCKFFWEMRLVPGESFDVVLNRMHGAARDLERSMKAVDPAAGVRIEIQAKIPPLAPTGDAALEAELLRLLGCDSTRAVSYGTEAGIFQAAGVPSVVIGPGAIADAHQPDESVAIDQLAACTKFLTELAETATR; this comes from the coding sequence ATGAGCGGCGACGCTGATTTCGCGCGCCGGCTGGCGGAGCTCATCGCCTTTCCGACGGTCAGCTCCGTTTCCAACTTGGCGCTGGTCGAGCATGTGGAAAAGCTCGCACTGGCTGAAGGGGCGCGTCTGCGCCGCTTCGCCGACCCGTCGGGTGAAAAGACCAATGTTTTGATCTCAATCGGTCCTGAGGCGGAAGGCGGCATCGTCTATAGCGGCCATACCGACGTCGTGCCGGTGACCGGTCAGGAATGGTCGGGCGACCCTTGGACGTTGCGGGAGCGCGATGGTCGGCTGATCGGTCGCGGGGCCACGGACATGAAGGGCTTCCTCGGCTGCTGCCTCGCAGCCATGCCGCAAATCGCTCGAATGAACCTGAAGAAGCCGATTCATCTTGCCTTTTCCTATGACGAGGAAGTCGGCTGCACCGGCGTTGGCCCCATGGCTGAGTGGGTGGGTGCCAACGCCAAGCCACGTCTTGCCGTGATTGGCGAGGCGACATCCATGGAGTTGGTGAACGCTCATAAAGGTGGCTGCATCGGCTGGACATATATCCTCGGCAAGCCAGGGCATTCCTCGCAACCAGAGCGCGGCATCAACGCTGTGATGATCGGGGCAAAGCTCATCGACGAAGTCTCGGCGATCTATGCCGACATGCGCAACGGACCGTTTTTCGAGGCACTCGATCCGCCTTATTCGACGATCCAGGTCAATCAGGTCGAAGGCGGCAGTCACGGCAATATTCTTGCCGAGCATTGCAAGTTCTTCTGGGAAATGCGGCTCGTGCCCGGCGAGAGCTTCGACGTGGTTCTCAACCGAATGCACGGAGCAGCCCGCGATCTCGAACGCTCGATGAAGGCTGTCGACCCGGCTGCCGGCGTTCGGATCGAGATTCAGGCGAAGATCCCGCCGCTCGCTCCAACGGGTGACGCGGCGCTGGAAGCGGAACTTCTCCGGCTTCTCGGCTGCGACAGCACACGGGCCGTCTCCTACGGCACGGAGGCAGGCATCTTCCAGGCGGCCGGCGTCCCATCTGTCGTTATCGGCCCAGGCGCGATCGCCGACGCGCATCAACCGGACGAAAGCGTCGCGATCGACCAGCTTGCTGCCTGCACCAAGTTTCTTACCGAACTGGCGGAAACGGCGACGCGATGA